One Nocardia iowensis DNA window includes the following coding sequences:
- a CDS encoding ABC transporter ATP-binding protein, producing the protein MTSQALGADTADVAVRTDVAARAIDLVKTYGSGDTQVRALDGVSTEFAKGEFTAIMGPSGSGKSTLMHCLAGLDSASTGTVRIGDTDLAGLSDKQMTRLRRDRIGFVFQAFNLVPTLTALENITLPLDIAGRKPDQAWLDTVLGRLGLTDRLTHRPSELSGGQQQRVACARALAGKPEIIFGDEPTGNLDSKASEEVLSILRAAVDEFRQTVVIVTHEPHAAGFADRVVFLADGRIVDEMRDPTSDTVLDRMKALEQA; encoded by the coding sequence ATGACTTCGCAAGCTTTGGGCGCCGACACCGCTGATGTGGCGGTTCGGACCGACGTCGCGGCCCGCGCTATCGACCTGGTGAAGACTTACGGGTCGGGAGATACGCAGGTCCGGGCGCTGGATGGGGTGTCGACCGAGTTCGCGAAGGGGGAGTTCACGGCGATCATGGGTCCCTCCGGATCCGGCAAATCGACCTTGATGCACTGCCTGGCCGGGCTCGACAGCGCCAGCACCGGCACCGTCCGGATCGGCGACACCGATCTGGCCGGGCTCTCGGACAAGCAGATGACGCGGTTGCGCCGGGACCGGATCGGCTTCGTCTTCCAGGCGTTCAACCTGGTACCGACGCTGACGGCGCTGGAGAACATCACGCTGCCGCTCGACATTGCCGGACGTAAGCCGGACCAGGCGTGGCTGGATACCGTGCTCGGGCGGCTCGGCCTGACCGACCGGCTCACCCATCGGCCCAGCGAGTTGTCCGGCGGACAGCAGCAGCGGGTGGCCTGCGCGCGGGCGCTCGCGGGCAAGCCGGAGATCATCTTCGGCGACGAGCCGACCGGCAACCTGGACTCGAAAGCCTCCGAGGAGGTGCTGTCGATCCTGCGGGCCGCGGTGGACGAGTTCCGGCAGACCGTGGTAATCGTCACACACGAACCGCACGCCGCCGGGTTCGCCGACCGGGTGGTGTTCCTCGCCGACGGCCGGATCGTCGACGAGATGCGTGATCCGACCTCGGATACCGTCCTCGATCGGATGAAGGCGCTGGAGCAAGCGTGA
- a CDS encoding ABC transporter permease, whose protein sequence is MRKVALRNLAAHKVRLALTLLSVVLGTAFIAGSFVFTDTLQRTFDGIFADQAKGVDVRVGPKERQGQGVPNNIVDELRKYPGVRTVAPSVNGVVVLLTPDGKKAIQTGGAPTFGQSYLPPEKAVAEPNKFIEGGPPTKTGEIALNTGGAERAGLKVGDRTKVMIPSQANPIDVTLTGIYQMPSDTGGLIAVLFDDAQARKLFTDGLYVAYVDIAATGVPGDQLRDELAKALPNYKVQNGDQVRADLKKEVSNALNFINYFLLAFGAIALIVGTFIIYNTFSMIVAQRLRELALLRAVGASRQQVGRSVVAEAFVIGLVGSALGLAGGVGLAFGLSAVLNAFDLGLPTGSMAVLPRTIVVGLVVGLAVTMLSAYAPARRAARIPPVQAMREEFASAGESLRVRTVVGVVLAVAGAVLVAVGAQSTGGDAALTVGIGALALILAVLLAAPALSRPVVGGLGVLIRPFGPIGRMARNNAARNPRRTAATAFALTLGLMLVTAIGMLGASAKASVGVLVDKGVKSEYVLAGQQFVGVPFGAADAVRKSVPGVADTVGIRAVGFKIGDDQVGGTSPDGQLDRALNFEILRGTATLGDRDVLVAEDEADKRGWRVGQEVSPTSFDGKKVPLTVAGIYRKTPVLGALVVSPVVYKQVVPVNFQSNVVVLVTAKPSANLTEMRSDLEKAVEPFPVVQVQDREEFKGAQGKQINTLLAILYGLLALAVVIAILGIVNTLALSVVERRREIGMLRAVGMQRAQVRRTIYLESMLIAVFGAIIGMLLGLGLGVGFLRTLRDLGLDQIAIPWSQLILVLVSSAVVGVLAALWPAVRAARTPPLAAIADL, encoded by the coding sequence ATGCGCAAGGTTGCGCTGCGCAACCTTGCCGCCCACAAGGTGCGTCTCGCGCTCACGCTGTTGTCCGTTGTGCTCGGCACCGCGTTCATCGCGGGTTCGTTCGTGTTCACCGACACGCTGCAACGCACGTTCGACGGCATCTTCGCCGATCAAGCGAAGGGTGTCGACGTCAGGGTCGGCCCCAAAGAGCGCCAGGGACAAGGGGTTCCGAACAACATCGTCGACGAACTGCGCAAGTATCCCGGGGTGCGGACGGTCGCGCCGAGCGTGAACGGCGTCGTGGTGTTGCTGACGCCGGACGGCAAGAAGGCGATCCAGACCGGTGGCGCGCCCACCTTCGGGCAGTCGTATCTGCCGCCGGAGAAGGCGGTCGCCGAGCCGAACAAGTTCATCGAAGGCGGGCCGCCCACCAAAACGGGTGAGATCGCACTGAATACCGGTGGCGCCGAGCGGGCCGGGTTGAAGGTCGGTGATCGCACCAAGGTGATGATCCCGTCGCAGGCGAATCCCATCGACGTGACGCTCACGGGCATCTACCAGATGCCCTCGGACACCGGTGGTTTGATCGCCGTGCTGTTCGACGACGCCCAGGCGCGCAAGCTGTTCACCGATGGCTTGTACGTGGCCTATGTCGATATCGCGGCGACCGGCGTCCCCGGCGACCAGCTGCGCGACGAACTCGCCAAGGCGCTGCCGAACTACAAGGTGCAGAACGGCGATCAGGTGCGCGCGGACCTGAAGAAGGAAGTCTCCAACGCGCTCAACTTCATCAACTACTTCCTGCTCGCGTTCGGCGCGATCGCGCTGATCGTCGGGACGTTCATCATCTACAACACCTTCTCGATGATCGTGGCGCAGCGGCTGCGTGAACTCGCGTTGCTCCGAGCCGTCGGCGCGAGCAGACAGCAGGTCGGCCGGTCCGTGGTCGCGGAGGCGTTCGTCATCGGATTGGTCGGCAGCGCACTGGGTTTGGCCGGTGGCGTGGGTCTGGCATTCGGCCTGTCGGCAGTGCTCAACGCGTTCGATCTGGGGTTGCCCACCGGTTCGATGGCGGTGTTGCCGCGCACCATCGTGGTCGGCTTGGTCGTCGGTCTGGCCGTGACGATGCTCAGCGCCTACGCGCCGGCTCGCCGGGCCGCGCGGATCCCACCCGTCCAGGCGATGCGCGAGGAATTCGCTTCGGCCGGTGAGTCTTTGCGGGTGCGGACAGTGGTCGGAGTGGTGCTCGCGGTGGCGGGCGCGGTGCTTGTCGCCGTGGGTGCGCAGTCCACCGGCGGCGATGCGGCGTTGACCGTCGGCATCGGTGCGCTGGCACTGATTCTGGCGGTCCTGCTGGCCGCGCCCGCCCTGTCGCGGCCGGTGGTGGGCGGGCTCGGCGTGCTGATCCGCCCGTTCGGGCCGATCGGCCGGATGGCGCGCAACAATGCCGCGCGGAACCCGCGCCGTACTGCCGCAACGGCTTTCGCGCTCACCCTCGGGCTGATGCTGGTGACCGCGATCGGCATGCTCGGCGCCTCGGCGAAGGCGAGCGTCGGCGTTCTGGTCGACAAGGGGGTGAAGTCCGAGTACGTGCTGGCCGGGCAGCAGTTCGTCGGCGTGCCGTTCGGCGCCGCCGACGCGGTCCGTAAGTCGGTGCCCGGCGTGGCCGATACGGTCGGGATTCGTGCGGTCGGCTTCAAGATCGGCGACGATCAGGTCGGCGGCACCTCGCCGGACGGGCAGCTCGATCGCGCGCTGAACTTCGAAATACTGCGCGGCACTGCCACTCTCGGCGATCGCGACGTGCTGGTCGCCGAAGACGAAGCCGACAAGCGGGGCTGGCGGGTCGGCCAGGAGGTGTCCCCGACCAGTTTCGACGGCAAGAAGGTTCCGCTCACCGTCGCGGGCATCTATCGCAAGACCCCGGTGCTCGGCGCGCTTGTGGTGTCGCCGGTCGTGTACAAGCAGGTCGTGCCGGTCAACTTCCAGAGTAATGTCGTCGTGCTGGTCACCGCCAAGCCCAGCGCGAACCTGACCGAGATGCGCAGCGATCTGGAGAAGGCGGTCGAGCCGTTCCCCGTGGTCCAGGTGCAGGACCGGGAGGAATTCAAAGGCGCGCAAGGCAAACAGATCAACACCCTGCTCGCCATCCTGTACGGCTTGCTCGCCCTTGCGGTGGTGATCGCCATCCTCGGCATCGTCAACACACTGGCGCTGTCGGTGGTGGAGCGCCGCCGCGAGATCGGCATGCTGCGCGCGGTCGGCATGCAGCGCGCCCAAGTCCGCCGAACCATCTATCTGGAATCCATGCTGATAGCCGTGTTCGGCGCCATCATCGGCATGCTCCTTGGTCTCGGACTAGGCGTCGGGTTCCTCCGAACACTGCGCGACCTGGGCCTGGACCAGATCGCCATCCCGTGGAGCCAACTGATACTCGTCCTGGTGAGCTCAGCCGTAGTCGGCGTCCTAGCCGCCCTCTGGCCCGCGGTCCGCGCCGCCCGCACCCCACCCCTGGCCGCAATCGCCGACCTCTGA